The DNA segment ATCTCGAAAGATTGAAAATAGAATGACCATGACCTGGCTAAATTCATTTGGATAACCATATCCGATATGTTGCCCCCTATATTCAAATGACACCTGGATATTATGATTTTTAAGGCTTGAGGAAAACATAATTAATGCATCCTCAATCAAATCTCCCACAGAGAAGTAGCTTTTTTCGGTATTTAGCTGGTAAAACTTCCGTAAATCGTTCACAATACCGGACATTACATTTATTTGAGCCAAACCTTCCACTGTAAAGCGGTCAATATACTGATCATCAATTTCATTAAATTCACGTGCTTCTCTAACATCCTGAATTAATAGTGATAGACTATTTAGGGGGTGAAGCCATTGTTGCCCCATGCTCGAAATCATTTCACCTATTGCTGCAAATCTAGAATGTCGGATTAATAGAAGATCTTTTTGCCTGTTTTTTTCAAGTTCTTCCTGTATGCGTATTTCAAATTTTTGATTCCTCAAGTTATACTTTTCTGTTAAATCTTGATAATTACTTTCACTTGTTTTTAGCTGATTCATTAACTTACGAATCTTAATAAAACACATGAACAATATTACCACCATTAAAGAAATGGTTAGAGATAGTGTTATATACAAAAATAACAATTGGACACCTTCTTAATGAGCTTTTCTGAACAATGTTACACGATTACGTCCATTCTTTTTTGACTCATGGAGAGCGATCTCTGCGTCGTTTAGTAGTTCTACCTTTGATTTACAGTTTAAATATTCAGTAACACCAAAGCTACATGTCACCTTACCAATACTTTTAAAATCAAAGGTCCCAATTAAAAAACGAAGGGACTCTGCAATATCAACAGCATCATCTGCTTTCGTATTCGGGAGCAAAAGGAAGAATTCATCAGTTCTCCCATGACCTAAAATATCCTTTTCTCTAATTCTCTGTTGGATAATGGTTGAAATGGTAGTTAACACTTCCTCACCTGCATTCTTGCCAAAACAATCAATAATCTTTTGAAAGAAGTCGATTTCCATTTTAATAATAGACAAAGGGTACGTACCTTGTTTGGTACGTTTTACTTCATTTATCAGATATTCATGGAACTTCACACGATCTATACTATTTGGGAAGTAATCGATGGCAGCTACTTTGCATTTAATTTCATTTTCCAATTGAATTTGGTTCACAGATGATTGTATGGCTTGAAAGAAATAATCTAAATTTATGGGCTTTAGGATGATATGATTCGAGTAACCCTTAATCATGTGAATAAAGATATCATTATCATCATGGTTAGTTGTTAGAATTACTTGTACTTTATCATTCATTTCTCTTATTCTTTGCACCATTTCTAACTGACTTATCTGATCCATTGTCATATCAACGATGATAATGTCTGGTTTAAATTGCTGATAGAGCTTTATACCTTCCACACTGTTACTAGCAACAAAAAGCGTAGTAAAACGGCGCTTAAGAATACGAAAAAGCTTCTCACGAGAAAATTTTTCTTCTTCAACTAACAACACCTTAATATCAGGATATTGATAGGTTAAATATTGTGGGATATTTCTTGCCATATGATGATCACCTCTTTCTTCTTTTAATGAGAGTTATGTAAGAAAACCGACCCATTTGTTTGTTTGAAATCGGCCGGTTTTTGCTTGTTTATCTGATTTTATCTAAATTATATGGTCTCTATACATTGCTTTCAACGAGTTAACAAATGGTTTGATAATTCTTCATATTTTTGTAATAAAATTGACTCTAATTGTTCTTAGTTACTTTGAAAAAAGCGTATATTGCAAAAAAAATAATCAAAGGAGTGCCCCCCTTTGATTATTTTTGCGTCACTGATCGATCAGCTAATAGATTTAATGCTGTCCAAGCGGTTTGATCCCCAAATAATCGGGACCATGTACCAATCCCAGCGAGTTCATATTTAATCGCCAGCTCCGCTCGTTTATTCAATGAAAATTGATCCTCAATCCATATTTTATAGGTTGCTTTTTCATCTGCTGCATAAAATTCTGCGTAGTTTTGGCCGCTTTCTTCATCATATTTTGGCTGTAGACCTTTTTCACTCAGCCACGCTTTCACTTTATCCATTGCTAGGGCCTTTGCCGTTATTTCAACTGTACCATCTGCATTCATTTGTTCCTTCCAGAGTCTTGCATATAAGGGAACGCCAAGAATTAATTTTTCCTTTGGCACTTCTGTCAGAAGTCTTTCAAGGTTTCGTTCCACCCATGGCAAACTTGCCACACTCCCTGATCCTGAAGAGGCATTGGTATGCTCATCATAGGCCATTACAATAAGGTAGTCGACAATTTCGGCTAGTTGTGGTCTTTCATAAAATGAAGACCAGTTGTTGTCAGCACCCGCTGAGAAGGTAATATCCATCGAAATGACAAGGCCTGCTTCGTGCAGGTATGGCGCTGCCTCTCTCATAAATTGAGTAACTAATGGTCCATCCTCAGGATTAACATTTTCAATATCAAAGTTCATCCCTTGAAGATGATACATCTGACTAAAGTGAAGCAGTTGCCGGATAATCGCTGATCTTGTATCAAAATCTTTGAATGCTTCGTGGGTCAATTGAGGATCAAAAGAATTTGAAAACACACCCCAAACTTGATATCCCTTTCCTTGTGCCCATTTACTATAATCAAGTGAGGCAAGGTTTTTAACTGCTCCATCATTGCTAGCAAGGGAGAACCATGTAGGTGAAATAACATTTAATCCTGTCATTTCGGGTATTTTTGACATGTCCGGATTCTTGGTATAGACGGCCTCCCAGGTTAACTGAATGGGTCCATTTATTTTGGGTATTTGAAATGTTTTCCGCTCGTGCTTTATGGATATCTTTACGTGATCCTCTTTAGAGACATACTCTTTTTTTATATAGCCGCTAACACCGTTTGCTTTCCTAACTAAATAATAATCGTCTTTTTCACCCTCGATGATAATCTCTTCTTTCGATTTCATGCCAGCGACATATGGTGACTGCCAGGTGGGCTTTGTGCGAAGTCTAAGCTTCTCTTTATTAATTTCCTTGTCTTTTAATCTACCATTCTCGT comes from the Neobacillus sp. PS2-9 genome and includes:
- a CDS encoding HAMP domain-containing sensor histidine kinase, which translates into the protein MLFLYITLSLTISLMVVILFMCFIKIRKLMNQLKTSESNYQDLTEKYNLRNQKFEIRIQEELEKNRQKDLLLIRHSRFAAIGEMISSMGQQWLHPLNSLSLLIQDVREAREFNEIDDQYIDRFTVEGLAQINVMSGIVNDLRKFYQLNTEKSYFSVGDLIEDALIMFSSSLKNHNIQVSFEYRGQHIGYGYPNEFSQVMVILFSIFRDTFVDKNIKKRKMVIKLEESKERVIVEVFLNSGGIEPAHIQKIFDPYFSTRSDGSGLDHYIAKMILEKMDGRISVENTSDGAKFHIALPRCAVSTEPEVVSV
- a CDS encoding diguanylate cyclase, with product MARNIPQYLTYQYPDIKVLLVEEEKFSREKLFRILKRRFTTLFVASNSVEGIKLYQQFKPDIIIVDMTMDQISQLEMVQRIREMNDKVQVILTTNHDDNDIFIHMIKGYSNHIILKPINLDYFFQAIQSSVNQIQLENEIKCKVAAIDYFPNSIDRVKFHEYLINEVKRTKQGTYPLSIIKMEIDFFQKIIDCFGKNAGEEVLTTISTIIQQRIREKDILGHGRTDEFFLLLPNTKADDAVDIAESLRFLIGTFDFKSIGKVTCSFGVTEYLNCKSKVELLNDAEIALHESKKNGRNRVTLFRKAH
- a CDS encoding glycosyl hydrolase family 18 protein, with the protein product MARLEYTKNNKLSTKWIIGGLISAILLIISSIFLILYPFASTEKKTYFQGQHPILFMGKQQGNAIIERNTLFVPLSFVKKSIDGTIHYDEKSKSVVITTTDKVVQMPTDSLSYYVNQKPVNLQLSPILAKNGELYIALDSILSFYPLQYKTLPDSDAIWIQQDGDQYENGRLKDKEINKEKLRLRTKPTWQSPYVAGMKSKEEIIIEGEKDDYYLVRKANGVSGYIKKEYVSKEDHVKISIKHERKTFQIPKINGPIQLTWEAVYTKNPDMSKIPEMTGLNVISPTWFSLASNDGAVKNLASLDYSKWAQGKGYQVWGVFSNSFDPQLTHEAFKDFDTRSAIIRQLLHFSQMYHLQGMNFDIENVNPEDGPLVTQFMREAAPYLHEAGLVISMDITFSAGADNNWSSFYERPQLAEIVDYLIVMAYDEHTNASSGSGSVASLPWVERNLERLLTEVPKEKLILGVPLYARLWKEQMNADGTVEITAKALAMDKVKAWLSEKGLQPKYDEESGQNYAEFYAADEKATYKIWIEDQFSLNKRAELAIKYELAGIGTWSRLFGDQTAWTALNLLADRSVTQK